A window of the Drosophila simulans strain w501 chromosome 2L, Prin_Dsim_3.1, whole genome shotgun sequence genome harbors these coding sequences:
- the LOC27206793 gene encoding histone H1-like, with protein sequence MSDSAVATPASPVAATPATVEKKVVQKKASGSAGTKAKKATATPSHPPTQQMVDASIKNLKERGGSSLLAIKKYITATYKCDAQKLAPFIKKYLKSAVVNGKLIQTKGKGASGSFKLSASAKKDKDPKAKSKVLSAEKKVQSKKVASKKIGVSSKKTAAGAADKKPKAKKGVATKKTAENKKTGIVKSKNAATKAKVTASKPKAVVAKAQRQSQRCLQDPKRR encoded by the coding sequence ATGTCTGATTCTGCAGTTGCAACGCCCGCTTCCCCAGTGGCTGCCACGCCAGCGACAGTTGAGAAAAAAGTGGTCCAAAAAAAGGCATCTGGATCCGCTGGCACAAAGGCTAAGAAAGCCACTGCGACGCCGTCACATCCGCCAACTCAGCAAATGGTGGACGcttctattaaaaatttaaaggaaCGTGGCGGTTCATCACttcttgcaataaaaaaatatatcactgCCACCTATAAATGTGACGCCCAAAAGTTAGCGCCATTCATCAAGAAGTACCTAAAATCGGCCGTGGTCAATGGAAAGCTTAtccaaacaaagggaaaaggtgCATCTGGATCTTTCAAACTGTCGGCCTCCGCCAAGAAGGACAAAGATCCGAAGGCAAAGTCGAAGGTTTTGTCTGCagagaaaaaagttcaaagcaaGAAGGTAGCCTCTAAGAAGATTGGTGTCTCCTCAAAAAAAACCGCCGCTGGGGCTGCTGACAAAAAGCCCAAAGCTAAGAAGGGTGTGGCTACCAAAAAGACTgccgaaaataagaaaactggAATCGTAAAGTCGAAGAACGCCGCAACAAAGGCGAAAGTGACTGCATCGAAGCCAAAGGCTGTAGTAGCGAAAgcccaaaggcaaagccagcGGTGTCTGCAAGACCCAAAAAGACGGTGA
- the LOC120285262 gene encoding histone H2A, producing MSGRGKGGKVKGKAKSRSNRAGLQFPVGRIHRLLRKGNYAERVGAGAPVYLAAVMEYLAAEVLELAGNAARDNKKTRIIPRHLQLAIRNDEELNKLLSGVTIAQGGVLPNIQAVLLPKKTEKKA from the coding sequence ATGTCTGGACgtggaaaaggtggcaaaGTGAAGGGAAAGGCAAAGTCCCGCTCGAACCGTGCCGGTCTTCAATTCCCTGTGGGCCGTATTCACCGTCTGCTGCGAAAGGGCAACTACGCCGAGCGTGTTGGTGCAGGCGCTCCAGTTTACCTAGCTGCCGTAATGGAATATCTGGCCGCTGAAGTTCTCGAGTTGGCTGGCAATGCTGCTCGTGACAACAAGAAGACTAGAATTATTCCGCGTCATCTGCAACTGGCCATCCGAAACGACGAGGAGTTAAACAAGCTGCTCTCCGGGGTCACAATTGCACAAGGTGGCGTGTTGCCTAATATACAGGCTGTTCTGTTGCCCAAGAAGACCGAGAAGAAGGCCTAA
- the LOC120285012 gene encoding histone H3-like centromeric protein CSE4 has protein sequence MARTKQTARKSTGGKAPRKQLATKAARKSAPATGGVKKPHRYRPGTVALREIRRYQKSTELLIRKMPFQRLVREIAQDFKTDLRFQSSAVMALQEASEAYLVGLFEDTNLCAIHAKRVTIMPKDIQLARRIRGERAVANALIVYCVFKREVVNVKFCETQMARTKQTARKSTGGKAPRKQLATKAARKSAPATGGVKKPHRYRPGTVALREIRRYQKSTELLIRKMPFQRLVREIAQDFKTDLRFQSSAVMALQEASEAYLVGLFEDTNLCAIHAKRVTIMPKDIQLARRIRGERA, from the exons ATGGCTCGAACCAAGCAAACTGCACGCAAATCGACTGGTGGAAAAGCACCACGCAAACAACTGGCTACAAAGGCCGCTCGCAAGAGTGCTCCAGCCACTGGAGGTGTGAAGAAGCCCCATCGCTATCGCCCTGGAACAGTGGCCTTGCGTGAAATCCGTCGCTACCAAAAGAGCACCGAGCTTCTAATCCGCAAGATGCCTTTCCAGCGTCTGGTGCGTGAAATCGCTCAGGACTTTAAGACGGACTTGCGATTCCAGAGCTCGGCGGTTATGGCTCTGCAGGAAGCTAGCGAAGCCTACCTAGTTGGTCTCTTCGAAGATACCAACTTGTGTGCCATTCATGCCAAGCGTGTCACCATTATGCCCAAAGACATCCAGTTAGCGCGACGCATTCGCGGCGAGCGTGCT GTAGCAAATGCTCTgatcgtttattgtgtttttaaacGTGAAGTAGTGAACGTGAAATTTTGTGAAACCCAAATGGCTCGAACCAAGCAAACTGCACGCAAATCGACTGGTGGAAAAGCACCACGCAAACAACTGGCTACAAAGGCCGCTCGCAAGAGTGCTCCAGCCACTGGAGGTGTGAAGAAGCCCCATCGCTATCGCCCTGGAACAGTGGCCTTGCGTGAAATCCGTCGCTACCAAAAGAGCACCGAGCTTCTAATCCGCAAGATGCCTTTCCAGCGTCTGGTGCGTGAAATCGCTCAGGACTTTAAGACGGACTTGCGATTCCAGAGCTCGGCGGTTATGGCTCTGCAGGAAGCTAGCGAAGCCTACCTAGTTGGTCTCTTCGAAGATACCAACTTGTGTGCCATTCATGCCAAGCGTGTCACCATTATGCCCAAAGACATCCAGTTAGCGCGACGCATTCGCGGCGAGCGTGCTTAA
- the LOC120285280 gene encoding histone H4-like yields MTGRGKGGKGLGKGGAKRHRKVLRDNIQGITKPAIRRLARRGGVKRISGLIYEETRGVLKVFLENVIRDAVTYTEHAKRKTVTAMDVVYALKRQGRTLYGFGVKKL; encoded by the coding sequence ATGACTGGTCGTGGTAAAGGAGGCAAAGGCTTGGGAAAGGGTGGCGCCAAGCGTCATCGCAAAGTGCTGCGTGATAACATCCAAGGTATCACGAAGCCTGCTATCCGCCGTTTGGCTCGTCGAGGCGGTGTGAAGCGCATATCTGGACTCATATACGAGGAAACGCGTGGCGTTCTGAAGGTTTTCTTGGAGAACGTAATTCGTGATGCCGTCACCTACACCGAACACGCCAAGAGGAAGACAGTTACAGCCATGGATGTTGTCTACGCTCTGAAGAGGCAAGGCCGCACCCTCTACGGATTTGGCGTTAAAAAACTGTAA
- the LOC120285261 gene encoding histone H2A, with amino-acid sequence MSGRGKGGKVKGKAKSRSNRAGLQFPVGRIHRLLRKGNYAERVGAGAPVYLAAVMEYLAAEVLELAGNAARDNKKTRIIPRHLQLAIRNDEELNKLLSGVTIAQGGVLPNIQAVLLPKKTEKKA; translated from the coding sequence ATGTCTGGACgtggaaaaggtggcaaaGTGAAGGGAAAGGCAAAGTCCCGCTCGAACCGTGCCGGTCTTCAATTCCCTGTGGGCCGTATTCACCGTCTGCTGCGAAAGGGCAACTACGCCGAGCGTGTTGGTGCAGGCGCTCCAGTTTACCTAGCTGCCGTAATGGAATATCTGGCCGCTGAGGTTCTCGAGTTGGCTGGCAATGCTGCTCGTGACAACAAGAAGACTAGAATTATTCCGCGTCATCTGCAACTGGCCATCCGAAACGACGAGGAGTTAAACAAGCTGCTCTCCGGCGTCACAATTGCACAAGGTGGCGTGTTGCCTAATATACAGGCTGTTCTGTTGCCCAAGAAGACCGAGAAGAAGGCCTAA
- the LOC120285271 gene encoding histone H2B has product MPPKTSGKAAKKAGKAQKNITKTDKKKKRKRKESYAIYIYKVLKQVHPDTGISSKAMSIMNSFVNDIFERIAAEASRLAHYNKRSTITSREIQTAVRLLLPGELAKHAVSEGTKAVTKYTSSK; this is encoded by the coding sequence ATGCCTCCGAAAACTAGTGGAAAGGCAGCCAAGAAGGCTGGCAAGGCTCAGAAGAACATCACCAAGAccgacaagaaaaagaagcgcaaGAGGAAGGAGAGCTATGCCATCTACATTTACAAGGTTCTCAAGCAGGTCCATCCTGACACCGGAATTTCGTCGAAGGCGATGAGCATAATGAACAGCtttgtaaatgatattttcgaGCGAATTGCTGCCGAAGCGTCTCGTCTAGCTCACTACAACAAGCGCTCGACCATCACCAGTCGGGAAATCCAAACGGCTGTTCGCCTGCTTCTGCCTGGAGAGTTGGCCAAGCATGCTGTCAGTGAGGGAACCAAGGCTGTTACCAAGTACACCAGCTCCAAATAA
- the LOC120285281 gene encoding histone H4, whose translation MTGRGKGGKGLGKGGAKRHRKVLRDNIQGITKPAIRRLARRGGVKRISGLIYEETRGVLKVFLENVIRDAVTYTEHAKRKTVTAMDVVYALKRQGRTLYGFGG comes from the coding sequence ATGACTGGTCGTGGTAAAGGAGGCAAAGGCTTGGGAAAGGGTGGCGCCAAGCGTCATCGCAAAGTGCTGCGTGATAACATCCAAGGTATCACGAAGCCTGCTATCCGCCGTTTGGCTCGTCGAGGCGGTGTGAAGCGCATATCTGGACTCATATACGAGGAAACGCGTGGCGTTCTGAAGGTTTTCTTGGAGAACGTAATTCGTGATGCCGTCACCTACACCGAACACGCCAAGAGGAAGACAGTTACAGCCATGGATGTTGTCTACGCTCTGAAGAGGCAAGGCCGCACCCTCTACGGATTTGGCGGTTAA